A genomic window from Deltaproteobacteria bacterium includes:
- the alr gene encoding alanine racemase → MLEKGRTCAEIDLGNLVQNLRAIQRHVAPSRVIPVVKADAYGHGALPVARAVAHAGFGLIAVAQFEEAMTLRNSGIVNPILIFGRLMPGELPEAVAAGFHISLFGSQDLDWLEKADIKGPATVHVNLETGMGRVGVIPEADPEFFGRLTASQRCCWEGLYSHFSTADEADKGYANLQLRRFNDFLSKMRTWPRRPAMIHMANSGGVLDMPESRFDAVRTGIIMYGHYPSTETSRSIPLKPVMAFKTYVAHVRTLPGEHPVSYGRRWVTEKATRIAVIPVGYADGLPRAMTNRGEVLINGSRYPMVGTITMDQTMIHVGDGPVAVGDDVLIWGDSAAGCLSLLEIAEKIGTIPYELTCGVSPRVERTHVLPPEGSDRR, encoded by the coding sequence ATGCTCGAAAAAGGCAGAACCTGCGCGGAAATTGACTTGGGCAATCTTGTGCAAAACCTTCGCGCTATACAGCGCCACGTCGCACCCTCGCGGGTAATTCCCGTGGTCAAGGCGGATGCCTATGGCCACGGGGCCCTGCCGGTGGCCAGAGCCGTTGCCCATGCCGGTTTCGGGCTGATTGCCGTGGCGCAGTTCGAAGAAGCCATGACGCTTCGCAACAGCGGCATCGTCAACCCCATTCTTATTTTCGGGCGCTTGATGCCCGGCGAGTTGCCGGAGGCCGTCGCCGCCGGATTCCACATCAGCCTTTTCGGTTCTCAAGACCTGGATTGGCTGGAAAAGGCCGATATTAAAGGGCCGGCCACGGTCCACGTGAATCTCGAAACCGGTATGGGCCGCGTGGGCGTTATTCCGGAAGCCGATCCGGAATTTTTCGGCAGACTCACCGCCTCCCAACGCTGTTGCTGGGAAGGTCTGTATTCGCACTTTTCCACCGCCGATGAAGCCGACAAGGGCTATGCCAATCTGCAGCTGCGGCGTTTCAACGATTTCCTGTCCAAGATGCGCACCTGGCCCCGAAGACCTGCGATGATCCACATGGCCAACAGCGGAGGCGTCCTGGACATGCCGGAAAGCCGTTTCGACGCGGTGCGAACGGGAATCATCATGTACGGCCACTACCCGAGCACGGAAACCTCCCGGTCCATTCCCCTCAAGCCGGTGATGGCCTTCAAGACCTATGTCGCTCACGTGAGAACCCTGCCCGGGGAGCACCCTGTCAGCTACGGGCGCCGATGGGTCACGGAAAAGGCAACCCGCATCGCCGTAATCCCCGTGGGATATGCGGACGGACTGCCCCGCGCCATGACCAACCGGGGGGAGGTGCTGATCAACGGATCGCGTTATCCCATGGTCGGCACGATCACCATGGATCAGACCATGATCCACGTGGGGGACGGCCCCGTGGCGGTCGGAGATGACGTCCTCATTTGGGGAGATTCCGCAGCGGGATGCCTGTCTCTCTTGGAAATAGC